A region of the Saccharomyces cerevisiae S288C chromosome II, complete sequence genome:
CCCCACGAACGGAATGGCAACTTGGGTAACGAATCTTGTTGGACGTGGTAAGCCCttctgaaaaataaatagacGATACAAAGGACGACAAAATTAATCAATTGAGAGGCAGTAATCAAGTTAATTAACCAATTCAATACGACCGCACTATTAGAATTCAGTTGCAAAAGGCTCACTAAAGCCCATACCAAAGATATGGCCACAGAGTAAATGGGCACACCATGCCTATTGCATCTAGTGAAGATTTTTGGCGCGTAGCCATCTAATGCCATACCATAAAATGTTCTGGATGAGCAATAAGTGTAAGCGTTACCAGCAGAAAAGGCGGCTGTAATCAAAGCTATATTAACAATGTCAGGTAATATTCTAATTTTCAGATTATTCATTGCAATGACATAAGGTGAAGACCCGGCGCCAGGCCTTGCTTCATTAATTGCTGCTGTCAAGTCAGGATCATTTGGCGAACAAACAATCCCAACACACAGACAACTCCctaaaaacaaaaatgttaATCTCACAAACACCTGCTTAAACGCCTTGGGTAATACTTTTCTTGGTCGTTTGACCTCTCCCGCTAACATAGAAATATACTCGCCACCAGCTATGGTAAACGATGCCTGAATCAAGCAAGCGAGAAACCCCTGGAAGTAGCCCGAAGACTTCCCCACATCATTGCCATCGGGAAAGTATTTCTTGAATGGACTTTCACCATAATTACGAAACCCGTAACGATCATGTTCAGGATTTCCACCCAACATGGTAATGAACGTGAATGTAAATAGGCCGAGTGCAAggataattttgaaagaagcCAACCAAAATTCCATTTCACCGTAATATTTGACTGCACAAATGGAAATAAGCAGATACAAAACTACTTGAACGGCGAGCGGAATACCAGCTGAATAATCATCTCTCCAATAATGTATAATTGTATTAACAGAAACAATCTCGAAAGGGATCTGTACGCATTCAAGAAACCAGAAATTCCAGCTAGCCATGACAGCCAATGAATCGTCAACGCACTTCGTTGCTAATCTCAAAAAGGGGGAACTTACAGGGAAAAAGCAGACCATTTCCGCTGTAGACACAGTAATGCAAAGTATTGGAACACACCAAAGAGCAAATGCCAATAATAAAGAGGCGGGCCCTCCACGGTATAAAGCTTTTCCGATCGCCACGAATAGCGCCGTACCAATGACACCGGAAATAGCAATCAACTGGACGTGCCTGTTTTCTAGTTTACGTCGAGTTTCTGTGAAATATAGCAGGTAAGTCCTTGAGTCATCATCAATAGAAGACCCTCTATCCTCATGTTCATCCACGTGAACATCGCCCGCTTCGGGTATCGTGTTTATGTGACCCACTGACCCAGAAGGTTCCAACCATCCCTCACTAGGTTCGATACTCTTTATTCGAGTGGTTATTGTCTTGTATTTATTCTTATCGTACTCAAAATCACCGTCATTTTCGTAGTCGATGGTCATACGTTCCTTTGTCATGCTTGGCAAAAGTTATGGAAGCAAAATGTAAGTGCAGCTTAGGGGGGACAAGGCTGAAGGAAAACTATTGTTTTTAATTACCACCTATTAGTATCTTAAAGCAAAGGAGCTAACCGAGATAATATCAATACGAAGTATGGTGAACTAACACTACCCTTACTCCTGAATTACATAAATTAAAGCAGGCAACATGTCGAGATCCATTTACCATTGAAGAGTTCCAAAAAAAgggttctttttttatacaTGTAGTTTTACGGTGCGGCGCCGACACCCCGCTCGATCGATGACGCTGACTTGTGGTACTCAGGACGTATGGATAGTTATTTGTTGCCGCAGTATATAGTATACAATGCAGAATTCACAGAGGCAGGGAAAAGGCTCTGCCACAGACATTATGTAGCGTGGAAACACTAGTCTTGACTCTGACATGAACTTCTGGAACATCTTCCTCGAGGTCTTCGTGCCTTGGCAATTCGTTAGAGGGTTCAAGCGCTTTAGTAGATTTGAGATCAAACATAGGCTTATTGATAGAATCTAAATGGTCCGGTTTGGCGGTTTCGCTGAGTCCGTGAATATCTTGTACGCTTTGCCAACCAGTTTCTAGATTGGATAGGAATCCCTGTTCttcttcgttttcaatGTCTTGGTCAAGATCAATTTGATTATCTAGCTTTTGATTGGTAGTCGCTGAATAATGTCGATTATGGGCTAAAGTTTTAGTGTCATCTGTAACTATAGACCTCGGAATAGTCATGCTTGCAGCAGTTACCGCCGAAGTGTAATTTGACAACATAAGGTATATGAAACTCTCCAAAGACCATTCATACCAAACTTTTTGTTCTGTATCGGAGTGTATCCGAGACATCAGCACAGAAAGTTCGGAGTCATCTATAAAGGATATTGGTTGCTTCAAAGGAAAGATAATTGGAGACCACGAGGTCATATTTGGTGTATGGTCACATTTCTTGATTAGATTTTCTTCTCGTCTGGTATTCATCAACGTTTCTTCGCTAAATTTTAAACGGACTGTGCTGTCATTGGGCAAAGTTGACAAGAATATATTGTTATATAAGTTTGCCGAGAAGAATCCGATAAAGCCATGGATTTCGCCGCGGTGCTTTATCTTGAACTCATTTAATGAACTTTGAGAAAATTCAACTGTAAAATCATCTTCGTCTTGGACAGTATCTTTTTGGGCCATGGGATGCTCGAACCGCCACACTTCATTTACCCTTGAGGATAATATACAGTATGGCACTCTATGGACTATCCAGGGCGCCTCCAAAGAGCGATTTGTTTGTGAGAGTTTTTGGTAGAATAATGGTGACGAAATGGGTGCTATGTATGAAGAGTATGACCTCGGTATGAAAATTGTGTCATTGTGGgaatgatatttttcaatagacCAGAGACATTCTGGTGATAATTCATTGCAACCGAACGAACCCAGCAGTTCACTTATGCACAGATCTATCTGAATACGCTTTTCCGACGGCTCGTTGATTTGCCATTTGGTCATATCCTCCTTGATTAATTTCACTCTATTATCCCAACAGTcgaaatttcttttttgcaAGTACAGATATGCCTGtggatttttttcaatggcaATTATAGAAACCTTACTATCCATAAACAACATTGATATTATCTTAAAAGTTCGATCCACTAAAGGTCCTCTTCCCGCACCGGCTACTAGGATCACCAACGGTCTCTTGGCACTCGCTCGAGGAGCAAGATCTTGAAGCGCCTCTAATATGGCAGATTCGTAAAGATCGTACTTCACcaaatctttttcaaaagtcAAATATGTGgaatttaataaattatCTGAATGAGGTTTCAGAGGCGGCATTATCCGAGAGTCCTCTTGGAGCAAAAATTGGTGATTACTATTGGAATTTAATACTTTGTCgccctttttcaataagtAGTTTATATATTCCAAATAGGCAGATTCTCCGCCCTTA
Encoded here:
- the AGP2 gene encoding Agp2p (Plasma membrane regulator of high affinity polyamine and carnitine transport; has similarity to transporters but lacks transport activity; may act as a sensor that transduces environmental signals; has a positive or negative regulatory effect on transcription of many transporter genes; null mutant is cycloheximide (CHX) resistant; ubiquitinated Agp2p is rapidly degraded in a Brp1p-dependent manner in the presence of CHX; localizes to the plasma membrane, the vacuolar membrane and the ER membrane), with protein sequence MTKERMTIDYENDGDFEYDKNKYKTITTRIKSIEPSEGWLEPSGSVGHINTIPEAGDVHVDEHEDRGSSIDDDSRTYLLYFTETRRKLENRHVQLIAISGVIGTALFVAIGKALYRGGPASLLLAFALWCVPILCITVSTAEMVCFFPVSSPFLRLATKCVDDSLAVMASWNFWFLECVQIPFEIVSVNTIIHYWRDDYSAGIPLAVQVVLYLLISICAVKYYGEMEFWLASFKIILALGLFTFTFITMLGGNPEHDRYGFRNYGESPFKKYFPDGNDVGKSSGYFQGFLACLIQASFTIAGGEYISMLAGEVKRPRKVLPKAFKQVFVRLTFLFLGSCLCVGIVCSPNDPDLTAAINEARPGAGSSPYVIAMNNLKIRILPDIVNIALITAAFSAGNAYTYCSSRTFYGMALDGYAPKIFTRCNRHGVPIYSVAISLVWALVSLLQLNSNSAVVLNWLINLITASQLINFVVLCIVYLFFRRAYHVQQDSLPKLPFRSWGQPYTAIIGLVSCSAMILIQGYTVFFPKLWNTQDFLFSYLMVFINIGIYVGYKFIWKRGKDHFKNPHEIDFSKELTEIENHEIESSFEKFQYYSKA
- the HSL7 gene encoding protein arginine N-methyltransferase (Protein arginine N-methyltransferase; exhibits septin and Hsl1p-dependent localization to the bud neck in budded cells and periodic Hsl1p-dependent phosphorylation; required with Hsl1p, and Elm1p for the mother-bud neck recruitment, phosphorylation, and degradation of Swe1p; responsible for symmetric dimethylation of histone H4 on Arg3; relocalizes away from bud neck upon DNA replication stress; human homolog PRMT5 can complement yeast hsl7 mutant): MHSNVFVGVKPGFNHKQHSKKSRFLENVSSHSPELPSNYDYVLLPITTPRYKEIVGQVFKDFQRQSIQNWKPLQIPEPQLQDICIPPFNVKKLDNDDTPSYIGLLSSWLELESRDPNVRDLGLKVLLNECKYARFVGINKLILAPPRDLSNLQLYGQMIYRLLQNRIVFAAPALTISISLPLYEDSDPLATWELWNTVRKQCEYHPSLTISLALPRTRTPSYVLNRWLAEPVSCLLVSSSIFASNQYDYPVLHKFNQNLILKFQKVNGDSQILGNELCVILHGMEKYANNVKGGESAYLEYINYLLKKGDKVLNSNSNHQFLLQEDSRIMPPLKPHSDNLLNSTYLTFEKDLVKYDLYESAILEALQDLAPRASAKRPLVILVAGAGRGPLVDRTFKIISMLFMDSKVSIIAIEKNPQAYLYLQKRNFDCWDNRVKLIKEDMTKWQINEPSEKRIQIDLCISELLGSFGCNELSPECLWSIEKYHSHNDTIFIPRSYSSYIAPISSPLFYQKLSQTNRSLEAPWIVHRVPYCILSSRVNEVWRFEHPMAQKDTVQDEDDFTVEFSQSSLNEFKIKHRGEIHGFIGFFSANLYNNIFLSTLPNDSTVRLKFSEETLMNTRREENLIKKCDHTPNMTSWSPIIFPLKQPISFIDDSELSVLMSRIHSDTEQKVWYEWSLESFIYLMLSNYTSAVTAASMTIPRSIVTDDTKTLAHNRHYSATTNQKLDNQIDLDQDIENEEEQGFLSNLETGWQSVQDIHGLSETAKPDHLDSINKPMFDLKSTKALEPSNELPRHEDLEEDVPEVHVRVKTSVSTLHNVCGRAFSLPL